A DNA window from Niabella yanshanensis contains the following coding sequences:
- the rsgA gene encoding ribosome small subunit-dependent GTPase A produces MIKALVYRSTGSWYSVKDEQGNFHNARMKGVFKIDDITSTNPIAVGDEVAIEVENELETTAMITQILPRRNYINRQSPRVKHQQHIIAANVDQSLLVATLKDPKTSQGFIDRFLVVCEMYHVQAVIVFNKTDIYRDKEFKKLEELTAIYQSLNYQVHAVSVEANQGLEALQQLLQDKTTLVSGHSGVGKSTFVNYLLPGKEIKTQDVSGWSGKGMHTTTFANMYDLPSGGRIIDTPGIRELAVTGLEKEELSHYFPEMRDRLNNCRYNNCMHINEPECAIKQAVIDKEIHEDRYVSYVNILDSMESKNY; encoded by the coding sequence ATGATTAAAGCACTTGTATACAGGTCAACCGGTAGCTGGTATTCGGTAAAAGATGAGCAGGGGAATTTTCATAATGCCCGTATGAAAGGCGTTTTTAAAATAGATGATATCACCAGTACTAATCCTATTGCGGTGGGAGATGAAGTTGCAATTGAGGTAGAGAATGAGCTGGAAACTACGGCTATGATCACTCAAATTCTTCCGCGAAGAAACTATATCAACCGGCAGTCGCCACGGGTAAAGCATCAGCAGCATATTATTGCTGCTAATGTCGATCAGTCTTTGCTGGTGGCTACTTTGAAGGATCCTAAAACCTCCCAGGGGTTTATCGATCGTTTCCTGGTGGTTTGCGAAATGTACCATGTACAGGCTGTTATTGTTTTCAATAAAACAGATATCTACCGTGATAAGGAGTTCAAAAAACTGGAGGAGTTAACCGCCATTTACCAGTCTTTAAATTACCAGGTACACGCAGTGAGTGTAGAAGCCAACCAGGGCCTGGAAGCATTACAGCAATTGTTACAGGATAAAACCACTCTGGTAAGCGGGCATAGTGGCGTGGGAAAATCTACTTTTGTTAACTACCTGCTACCGGGTAAAGAAATAAAGACCCAGGATGTAAGCGGTTGGAGTGGGAAGGGAATGCATACCACTACTTTCGCCAATATGTACGATCTGCCTTCAGGAGGCAGGATTATTGACACTCCGGGTATCAGGGAGCTGGCGGTTACCGGTTTGGAAAAAGAAGAGCTTTCCCATTATTTTCCGGAAATGCGGGACCGCTTAAACAACTGCCGGTATAATAACTGCATGCATATTAACGAGCCCGAATGTGCTATTAAACAGGCCGTAATAGACAAAGAAATACATGAGGACAGGTATGTGAGTTATGTCAATATTCTGGATAGTATGGAAAGTAAAAATTACTGA
- a CDS encoding hypervirulence associated TUDOR domain-containing protein, producing MKAKFKKGDHVSWNSEAGHVSGTIIRIHQSDFNWKGYTHHATPDDPQYEIKSDKTDHVAVHKTKALRKVK from the coding sequence ATGAAAGCAAAATTTAAAAAAGGCGATCATGTCAGCTGGAACTCTGAGGCCGGGCATGTATCCGGAACAATTATCCGTATTCATCAATCTGATTTTAATTGGAAAGGCTATACGCACCATGCTACACCCGATGATCCTCAGTATGAAATCAAGAGCGATAAAACGGATCATGTGGCGGTTCACAAAACCAAGGCGCTTAGAAAGGTCAAATAG
- a CDS encoding gamma carbonic anhydrase family protein — MPVILPVEGKEPQFGNDCFIAPNATIVGDVVMGDQCSVWFNAVLRGDVNYIKMGNKVNVQDGACIHCTYQGAGTTIGNNVSIGHHAIVHGCTLHDNVLVGMGAIVMDNSVVHSNTIIAAGAVVLENTICEAGSIYAGVPAKKVKNISEELVNGQINRIANNYVKYAGWFK, encoded by the coding sequence ATGCCTGTAATATTACCTGTAGAAGGAAAAGAACCTCAATTTGGAAATGATTGTTTTATCGCACCCAACGCTACGATAGTAGGTGATGTGGTAATGGGTGACCAGTGCAGTGTATGGTTTAATGCAGTGTTGAGGGGAGATGTCAATTACATCAAAATGGGTAATAAAGTGAACGTACAGGATGGAGCCTGCATTCATTGTACGTACCAGGGTGCGGGCACTACCATCGGCAACAATGTTTCCATTGGTCACCATGCCATTGTGCATGGCTGTACTTTACATGATAATGTGCTGGTAGGCATGGGCGCTATTGTAATGGATAATTCGGTAGTACATAGCAATACTATTATTGCCGCAGGCGCCGTAGTATTAGAAAACACCATTTGCGAAGCCGGCAGCATTTATGCAGGTGTGCCCGCCAAAAAAGTAAAAAACATTTCTGAAGAGTTGGTAAATGGCCAGATCAACCGCATCGCCAATAATTATGTTAAATATGCCGGGTGGTTTAAATAA
- a CDS encoding RapZ C-terminal domain-containing protein: MQEKIEAIQDLYKSWSGNVPASIDVLQQAGSERRYFRIWDKEGGSVIGTYGANVPENNSFLYFSENFSEKNLPIANIYAISEDRQFYLQEDFGDVSLINRLEGEGYTPAIYDLFKESLQELARLQVEGDKDLDYTKCLTNSEFGKQAIMADLLYFKYYFLDALRKPYDKQKLIDDFEALSNYLTHTDHKFFMFRDFQSRNIQVMKDNSVHFIDYQGGMKGAPQYDVASLLWQARAALPEDWKRNLLQDYMNALEPLLDRPLNTLSFISQYNGYVLIRLLQVLGAYGFRGLFERKAHFLTSIPLALKNLRSFLQTHPMGIALPEFEKVLQLCVDDSIIQQFTPVQATEDTPLVVKICSFSFKKGLPIDDEENGGGFVFDCRGILNPGRVESMKCQTGRDKEVIQYLEQQTKMPEFLHSVFDVVDISVEDYIKRGFDSLYVSFGCTGGQHRSVYAADALVRHLKNKFKVKIELCHYVQDAKNWCNEPTQTPNP, translated from the coding sequence ATGCAGGAAAAAATTGAAGCCATACAGGATCTTTATAAAAGCTGGAGCGGGAATGTACCCGCTTCTATCGATGTGTTACAGCAGGCGGGTAGCGAGCGACGCTACTTCCGTATATGGGATAAAGAGGGCGGTTCGGTGATCGGAACCTATGGCGCTAATGTGCCCGAGAATAACTCTTTTCTATATTTCTCAGAGAACTTTTCTGAGAAAAATTTACCGATAGCGAATATTTATGCCATAAGTGAAGACCGGCAGTTTTATTTACAGGAGGATTTTGGGGATGTTTCCCTGATCAACCGGTTAGAGGGTGAAGGCTATACACCGGCTATTTACGATCTTTTTAAAGAAAGCCTGCAAGAATTGGCCCGTTTGCAGGTAGAAGGTGATAAAGACCTGGATTATACCAAATGCCTGACCAACTCTGAATTTGGTAAGCAGGCGATTATGGCTGATCTGCTTTATTTCAAATACTATTTTTTAGACGCTTTACGCAAGCCTTACGATAAACAAAAGCTGATCGATGACTTTGAAGCACTAAGTAATTACCTCACGCATACCGATCATAAATTTTTTATGTTCCGCGATTTTCAAAGCAGGAATATCCAGGTCATGAAAGATAATTCTGTGCACTTCATAGATTATCAAGGCGGCATGAAGGGCGCTCCCCAGTATGATGTGGCATCCCTGCTTTGGCAGGCACGTGCTGCGCTACCGGAAGACTGGAAACGCAACCTGCTACAGGATTATATGAATGCCCTGGAACCTTTGCTGGACCGGCCTTTGAACACATTAAGCTTTATAAGCCAGTACAATGGTTATGTGTTGATAAGGTTGTTACAGGTGCTGGGCGCTTACGGATTCAGGGGATTATTTGAAAGAAAGGCGCATTTCTTAACCAGTATCCCGCTTGCGTTAAAAAATTTAAGATCTTTCCTGCAAACCCATCCCATGGGTATTGCTTTACCCGAGTTTGAAAAAGTATTGCAGCTATGCGTGGATGATAGCATTATCCAGCAGTTTACACCCGTGCAGGCAACAGAAGACACGCCCCTGGTTGTAAAAATATGCAGCTTTTCTTTTAAAAAGGGATTGCCGATTGATGACGAAGAGAACGGTGGCGGTTTTGTTTTTGACTGCCGGGGTATTTTGAATCCGGGTCGTGTAGAAAGTATGAAATGCCAGACGGGCCGCGATAAAGAAGTAATTCAATACCTGGAGCAGCAGACAAAAATGCCCGAGTTTTTGCACAGCGTTTTTGATGTGGTAGATATAAGTGTGGAGGATTATATTAAACGTGGATTCGACAGTCTTTACGTAAGCTTTGGATGTACCGGTGGTCAGCATCGTAGCGTATATGCAGCAGACGCATTGGTGCGGCATCTAAAAAACAAGTTCAAAGTAAAAATTGAACTTTGCCATTATGTGCAGGATGCGAAGAATTGGTGCAATGAGCCGACGCAGACCCCCAACCCCTAA
- a CDS encoding DUF559 domain-containing protein, which yields MKRNMHAGAGKFLFQRARELRNQCTHAEEILWGYLRTRPLGIKFRRQHPYSVYILDFYCHALRLAIEVDGSIHLKEDVKAHDVIRQKLLEADGLQVLRFTNNEVEKHLESVISKIEDFITMNINTSNQSLSESVAEATPSGGGGARGMVFCAGLGTRFKPWTDSHPKALAPVNGKPLLQRNIEYLQQYGIKDVIVNVHHFADQIEDAVNKNSGWGSNIIISDERDYVLETGGGLLHAKQLFKPGERFITCNADILTDLDINELRRFHEQEKPLISFAVSNRKTSRNLLFDEDNRLCGWRNNATGEERISVPRDNLVAKAYDCVVIFEYEVFDHIQFTGKFSLIDLYLDLAKTHKIVGFEHSGDRWVDVGKPESLAVAEAMFF from the coding sequence ATGAAACGAAACATGCATGCAGGTGCTGGTAAATTTTTGTTTCAGAGGGCAAGAGAACTGCGCAATCAGTGCACTCATGCAGAAGAGATTTTGTGGGGATATTTAAGAACAAGGCCACTTGGAATTAAGTTTAGAAGGCAACATCCTTACTCTGTGTATATTCTCGATTTTTATTGCCATGCATTAAGACTAGCTATAGAAGTGGATGGAAGTATACATTTGAAAGAAGATGTCAAGGCTCATGATGTCATTCGACAAAAGTTATTGGAGGCAGACGGTTTACAGGTATTGAGGTTTACCAACAATGAGGTGGAAAAGCACCTGGAAAGTGTGATTAGTAAAATTGAAGATTTTATAACAATGAATATAAATACGAGCAACCAATCGCTGTCGGAAAGCGTAGCGGAGGCCACCCCTTCAGGGGGCGGAGGAGCGCGCGGGATGGTCTTCTGTGCCGGCCTCGGCACCCGTTTTAAACCCTGGACGGACAGCCATCCCAAGGCTTTGGCACCGGTTAATGGCAAACCTTTGCTGCAGCGTAATATAGAATACCTGCAGCAATATGGTATAAAAGATGTAATTGTAAACGTGCATCACTTTGCGGACCAGATTGAGGACGCTGTGAATAAAAATAGTGGTTGGGGCTCTAATATAATTATTAGCGATGAACGCGACTACGTGCTGGAAACCGGTGGTGGATTGCTGCATGCTAAACAACTTTTTAAACCAGGCGAGCGTTTTATTACCTGTAATGCAGATATACTGACAGATTTGGATATAAACGAACTGCGGCGTTTTCACGAGCAGGAAAAGCCGTTGATCTCATTTGCTGTAAGTAATCGCAAAACCTCCCGCAACTTGCTGTTCGACGAAGATAATAGGCTTTGTGGCTGGAGGAATAACGCAACAGGCGAGGAACGTATATCGGTTCCCAGGGACAATCTGGTGGCGAAAGCTTATGACTGTGTGGTGATATTTGAGTATGAAGTATTTGATCATATTCAATTCACCGGAAAGTTTTCCCTTATCGATCTTTATCTTGATCTTGCCAAAACGCACAAAATAGTAGGTTTTGAACATAGCGGCGACAGATGGGT